The genomic interval GTTCTCCGCCGGACCGGTTCAAAAAGGCACATATAGTTTCAAAAACATTTCCGCTGATATTGGTTTTGCACTCTTTAAACTCAATCCGCAGATTTTCGCCCTGCCTGATAATTGCTTTAATTTTTGATGTCTGCATTTTCACAATTTCCTTATTAACTGAATTGCTTTCTATCATCTGCCATCACTGAATATATTACAATAATTTCCCGAAGAACAACACGAGAACGCATTTCTTTTCTCATACGCTGGCGCGGTCATCCTTTTCCGCGGCCTCGCATTTTTCCGAATGTGGGCAGGCGCGGCAATGCGCGCCGGGACGCGGCTGGAAATCGCGCGAGCGGATACCGGCGACGATCTTATCCAATGTTTTCAGAAGAGCCGCCTCTTCCATTATCTCGGCATCAACGATTTTGCCCGTAGAAAGGAAGAAGAGCCCCAGCTTCGTGACGGGTTTCAGTCCGAAAACATCTTTACAGCCGAGGGCGTAGATATTCATAGGCAGAGCGTATGGCGACGCATCCGCTTTTTTGCCTGTCTTGTAATCGTAGATCTCATAGGAATCTTTCTTTTTTTCCACACGGTCTATCGCGCCCTTGATATATGTGTCCTTGAATTTCAGGATGAAAGTGCTCTCTCTCATAAAAGGCACAGCGCTGAAGGGGGATGAAAGGAAATTGTCCGCCATAATCCCGGCGGAGGATATAAGGTGCGGGGGGAGCGACTGCCTGACGCTCTGCCTGAAAAAATCATCGTCACGGCTCCTGTCAAAATGTTCTATCGCCGTGTGCAGGACATTCCCCACTTTTATGTGATCCTCCGAGGCGCTGCCGGTTTTTTTCAATATATAATCGTTCCTGTATCTCAGAGGGCAAAAATGATATCCGCTGATCTCGGAAACGCTAAAGCCTTTTTTGATCTTGGTATCAATGACAGTCTTTTCGGAAAAATATTCGCAAGCGCCGTGACTGCGGAAAACGGGTATCATCACTTCTTTCGTCTTCCTTTTATCCTCAAAAACTCCCTCCGCACGGCAATGCTCGGCCAGCGCGGCGTACTCCTTCTTGAGAGAGAAACTTTCTCCTTCACCGTCAAGAAAGAAAGACAGCAGGGGACTCAATTTTCCTTTAGACGGTCGCCCGAGAAGATAAAGCCTTTCCTTCGCGCGGGTCATGGCCACATAAAAAAGACGCCATTCCTCATCGGCGATCTTCGGCTCGGCGTTTTTCGGTTTTTTTTCCTTCTCCACGCGCCTGATCGTCCCGCCTGTGATTTCCCAGGGCATAGATACACGCTCGCGGATCGGGAACTGCGAAGGCGTTATGTTCGCCACGAAAACCACTTTTCTCTCAAGGCCTTTTATCTTGTGCACCGTCATTATATCCACGCAATCCGACGAATCCAGCGCGGCGTCCGACTCCACCGCCCCCGAGCTGTGTTTGTCCGGCCCGCCGATGTATTCCAGGAATTCGGAAAGAGAGGGAGCCGGGGATGTTTTTTCGTAGTTCAGGGCCAGCTCCAGGAATTTTTTTATGTTAGCGAGCGCGCGAAGACGGTAAACGCCGTCAAAATCGGCTTTCACCCATTCGGTCAGGCCGCAGTCCAGTATAATAACCATGATGTATCTGTGGATGGAAACCCTGCCGGGAAATTTCCTGTTTTTAAGAAAAAAATCCACTCTCGCCCTTTTATCTTTCCCCGGCCTGTCTCCGGCGTCAAGAAAAGCCTCAAAAAGTGACACTCCCTTTTTTCTTTTAGCGCCGAAAGAATAAATATCCTCAAGCGTAAAGGCTACCATGGGGCTCGTGAGAAATTCAAAAAAAGCGCTGTCATCGCCCGGCGCGGCAAGGAATTTGAGGATAGCGACGATCTGCTTTATCTCGGCCCTGTCGTAAAAACCGCCGCCGGAGGCGCTGAGGAAATCTATCCCTTCATCCCTGAACACTTTTTCATAATCGGATATGGCCGTTTTCATGCTCCTGAGTATCACGGCGAAATCACTGTTTTTTAAGCCCTGCTCTTTTTTCAGCCGCTTGATCCGGCGCGCTATATAGAGCGCTTCCTGACGGCGGTTTTCCGCTGTCACGATACAGACCTTCTCCCCGGCGGGAGCGTCCGGGCGCGGGGACAGCAGATGATAATCCTTCAGTTTGCCCTCTATCAGGTTGGCGAAATCCAGCACGCTCTTAACACTCCTGAAATTTGTGGACAGACTTTTGGTTTTGCCGGCCTTCTCTTTTATGCCGGTTAAGTTTTCCGGCGTAGCGCCCCGGAAGGAGTAAATGGACTGGTTGAAATCCCCGACGACGCAAAGCCGCTGCGGATCTATTTTCATAAAGAGCTCCATCTGCACGGGGCTCGTGTCCTGGAATTCATCTATAAAAACAAACCTGTATTTTTCGCGCAGGGCATCTCTCACATTTTTGTGCCCGTCCAGCAGCCTGTAGGCCTCAAGAAGGATCTGCGGAAAATCAAGGGCCGAACGCTCTTTCATATTGCCCTCGAAAATCTTGTAAAGCAGCCGGATGAAGGGTATGAAATTCCCTTCTCCCTCCCACCTGAAATCAGCCAGGTCATCAGGCCTGATGAGTCGGAGGCGCAGATGCGTGATAAAATCGTATAGCTCCTTCGCGCTGCGAAGGTCGATGGGCGAGACCGGTTCCATGATGATAGTGTTCCTGGCCTTGTCTATAGCCTTCCTGAAAAATATGTGTTCGCTGCCTCCCGACAGTATCTCAAACTTGGAATCTATCCCGGCCGCGGCGGGGTTTTCTCTCAATATATCCGCGCAGAAAGCGTCTATCGTGGAGATATTCAGGAAGGGCATCATGCGGGGCTCGCCCAGTTTTTCGATTATCCTCTTCTTCATCTCCCCGGCGGCTTTTCTGGAAAAGGTGACGGCCAGCACGCACCCGAGGGCGTCTTTGAGGCTCTTCCCCTCGCTTTTCAGCAAGTCCACTTTATCCAGGAACTCGCTCACCAGATAGGTCGTCTTGCCGGTGCCGGCGCCGGCGGTGGCCACCGTCAGCTCAGATTTCATATATGTCAACTCCTCTCACGCGCGCGCACAAGTCTTTATGCGGGCAGCTGCGGCTGTTGGGGCATTTGGACGCGGGGGAAAAATCCCCCTTCTTTATATTCTCGAGCGCCTCTTTGAGCTTCAGATCCATTTCTTCCAGCGCCGCGAGGGTCTTTTCGTCATCCAGCGCAAGCGTCACCTTCTGGGGATAATCCTCAGGTTTCTCATGATCGGCCAGCCAGAAAAGCGTTATCTCACTGCAACCCTCGATAGCCCGGGCGTAAATAGGCAGAGCCAGATGCTCGCCCCTGCCTATCTGATTGCGCAGGGCGACTTTCTTGAATTTTTTTCCGGTCCCTGTCTTATAATCTATGACCTCAAAACCGCCTTCTATCTCATCCACCCTGTCGATGCGGCCGCTGACCTCGATGTCCTCTATGGGAACGCTGACACTCTTTTCTCTCTCCGTAACTTTAAAAATATTGTCTCCCTCTGCGTATTTCTTCAGAAAAAAAGAGAAGAAGGCCTTCCAGCATCCGGCGGAGTGACGCGTTTCAAAATCAGCGGCGTCGGGCGAGGAAAAAACCTCATCGGTGAGCTCATCCATGCGGCGCGACATCTCACTCTTGCGGGCCGGCACGGGGAATTCAGCATGGAACTTTTCAAGTATGGAATGTACGAGAGTCCCGCAAAGAGCCTTTTCCGATCTCTTTGTTTCAAGGGAGATCATTCTCTCTATAAAGAAATTCAGCGGGCATTTCATATAACTTTCAAGGGAAGAGACCGAGATCTTTACCTTCCCTCCGTCCCGGCCGGAGAAAAATATATCGCCATGAACGCTTCCGTCCGGAGGCCTTTCCGCGGGAACCATCTCCATCTCTACGGAAAATGTGTCCTGGGCCGGGGCGGACTTGACGGCGATGTCTTTGAGGAATTCTTCTATG from Candidatus Omnitrophota bacterium carries:
- a CDS encoding ATP-dependent helicase, whose translation is MKSELTVATAGAGTGKTTYLVSEFLDKVDLLKSEGKSLKDALGCVLAVTFSRKAAGEMKKRIIEKLGEPRMMPFLNISTIDAFCADILRENPAAAGIDSKFEILSGGSEHIFFRKAIDKARNTIIMEPVSPIDLRSAKELYDFITHLRLRLIRPDDLADFRWEGEGNFIPFIRLLYKIFEGNMKERSALDFPQILLEAYRLLDGHKNVRDALREKYRFVFIDEFQDTSPVQMELFMKIDPQRLCVVGDFNQSIYSFRGATPENLTGIKEKAGKTKSLSTNFRSVKSVLDFANLIEGKLKDYHLLSPRPDAPAGEKVCIVTAENRRQEALYIARRIKRLKKEQGLKNSDFAVILRSMKTAISDYEKVFRDEGIDFLSASGGGFYDRAEIKQIVAILKFLAAPGDDSAFFEFLTSPMVAFTLEDIYSFGAKRKKGVSLFEAFLDAGDRPGKDKRARVDFFLKNRKFPGRVSIHRYIMVIILDCGLTEWVKADFDGVYRLRALANIKKFLELALNYEKTSPAPSLSEFLEYIGGPDKHSSGAVESDAALDSSDCVDIMTVHKIKGLERKVVFVANITPSQFPIRERVSMPWEITGGTIRRVEKEKKPKNAEPKIADEEWRLFYVAMTRAKERLYLLGRPSKGKLSPLLSFFLDGEGESFSLKKEYAALAEHCRAEGVFEDKRKTKEVMIPVFRSHGACEYFSEKTVIDTKIKKGFSVSEISGYHFCPLRYRNDYILKKTGSASEDHIKVGNVLHTAIEHFDRSRDDDFFRQSVRQSLPPHLISSAGIMADNFLSSPFSAVPFMRESTFILKFKDTYIKGAIDRVEKKKDSYEIYDYKTGKKADASPYALPMNIYALGCKDVFGLKPVTKLGLFFLSTGKIVDAEIMEEAALLKTLDKIVAGIRSRDFQPRPGAHCRACPHSEKCEAAEKDDRASV